The following is a genomic window from Bubalus bubalis isolate 160015118507 breed Murrah chromosome 6, NDDB_SH_1, whole genome shotgun sequence.
AGAACATCAACAACTTGGAAGAGGAAACGTAATGACTCCTCTTGGAAAAGTTGTGGATAAGTTTAAGAAGATGCATCCTGATCCAGAGGCATTGACGGCTGGAGTAACATTAAGATTTTTGAGGCTCTAAAGTGCTTTAACTTTTTCATTAAGTGGGCCAATGTGGAAAGAGCACTATGACCCAGAAGGAGCAAGCCCAGCCTTGGCTACAATGATTGCTCCCAGGGGACCTTTTGAAGCTGTCTAGTTCTTGTCTCAAAACTGCCTCTCTCGCTCTCATTTTTCTATAATCAATCAATTTGGGTcttctggatcttagttgtggcacacagggtctTTATTGCTGGGTGCAGTctctcttagctgcagcatgtgggatccagctccctgaccagggattgaacccgggcttcctgctttgggagtgtggagtcttaaccactggaccaccagtgaagtccccagCTTGTCTCTTGTTATTTGGATTTCTTTCAACTTTATCTTgggattttcttttcaaagagttTTCTTTGAATTAACCTTGTGGTCACTGAAGCTTGATGACCCACACATGGGAAGTCTTGGGTGTGGAGCATCTGAGCCTCCTCCTGCCGGTTCCTTGAATTGCCTCGGAGGAAAAAGCATCTCTGAAGCCCACCTTCTGACACCATAACTCAAATATGTTaaaggaacacgtgtacacccctggtggatgcatgttgatgtatggcaaaaccaatacaatattgcaaagtaaaaaaaaataaaaaataaatcacatttctATCTCCACTGTCCTATACAAAAGGGATCAGGCCTGCTGAGTGGCCATtgtgcaggggggtgggggggggggtgggggggaaggagTGATTCCATGGATCACAGTGTTAGCATTCCTGGCTGGGTCAGAACCAAAGGCCATCAATTCCTGCACAGGAAAGAATCCATAAACATGGAAGAGATAAAGTGCATTGGGTTTCAAGGGTTATATACTCTCATTTCTCATGTTTTCCAAATCCTTGGAAAAAGCTCAACTAAACAAAGGAGGCACTCAGAGGAGAATCAGGCCCcagaaaaaatgggaaagaacTCACATGAAAAGTAGAGATTGTATCATACTCAGGCATCTCTTCAGGaatgggagggaagggaagagttTTCTGATGAGTGTCCAGTTCCTTCTTCTCTTCGATGATCTCTGAAAACAAGTTGAGAGAGAATCAGAGCTGGTCCTCCTTCCACTGGCCACCCCTATTGGTCCACCATCCCATTTGAATAACCCACTTAGGGTGATTTTCAAGCATCCTGATTTTCCTGTAACTGAAGGGTTTTCCAGAACATGAGACTTTTAATGCTAAACCCAGGAAAACTCCAAGACGAACTGGTAACCCTCATCACTTTGCTTCCCAAACTGTAAATAGGAAGCAGAGGAGATCATAAATGATTCCTCAGTGTTtccaggaaggaaagaagatcTCAGTGTCTGCAGTTCATTCCTAACCAATGCTTAGGTCCCTCCCTGATACCCTGAGGGGATGGTATCAGTGGGAACCCAAAAAGACAAATCAGCAGGGTTTAGGGACATGGGATATAGCATGGAGAAAGACAGACAATGCCTTCTCCAAGAGGAATGTATCTAGACTGAGGTGGGGAGTAAAGAGAAATCTCTGGAGTTGATCCAGTGGAGGGACTTGGGATGGGCTGGGGGCTCTGACAGGGATGGGCTGACTGGAGTGTGCTGGTCTGTGGACCTCAGTGTTGGAGGCCAAGACCTCCTGGTCAGGGGAGCAGAGTCAGCTGTGTGGGGCCTGTGTCAGCAGAAGGGCTACACTAGTAAGTCCCtcttgggggaaggagaaggcaggcactggagaagggactgagaAGACCTTGGCCTTAGGATAGAAATGAAAGTATTCTCTCCACTCCAGAACCAAGTGCCAATGGATGGTCCtgtcctttaggacagactgtgGCTTCTTCATTTCTGCATCCTTAGTGCCAGGCATGAAGCTTGGCACACAGTCCAACATGtgcttgttaaatgaatgagGGAAAAGATGCAAGATTGAGGTAAAGAGTGCATActctacctttttttctttctcttcgtATGATCAAAATAATTAACACCAGTGCGAGGGAACAGAGCAGGAAGAATGACAACAGGATGTAGAGGATCACGTAGGGAGCCTGGCCCCCAGCAACACCTTTAGAAAGAGAATGGGTGGAGGCACAGGAAGGGAGAAGAGTCAGCTAGGGAAAATGGCACAGCTTTTAGAGCAATTGCAACCTTCCTCCCAGTCTGATGATTTCCCCAGGGCTTCTAGTTTTCACAAAAGGTTTGTTCACATGGGAACCAGGAGAAGAAGATATAGGTCTTAAGAACAGGGGCtcctggagaaagaggagagacagTCACCTTCACAGAGCTTCTGGGCAAAGATAGGGTTTGAGGAGTTGCTGCTGATGGGGTTACTGGCCATGCAGATGAAGGTCATGTCACTTTTCTCCCACCTCCAGGATATGGGGAGGATGGAGCCCCTGTGGGATTCATTGGCTGCCTGGTCCAGAGACTTCCAACTGTAAGTTACATCCTCTTCTCCATGTTCCATGAAACATGTGAGATTGGTTACACAGGTGCCATTCTTGTTCTCCTGCAGACCTACGATGACTTTGGGCTTTGACAGATACTCTGTAAGAGAAATAGACAACCGAATAGACATCCAGTCTTTGTTTGAACAGCTTCAATATCAGGGAGTTCACCACTTTATGAAGGCAGTCATCCACCTTCGGACCTGATTCTGCTCACCATAGACATGCAGCTCATACTCCTGGGTGAGGGGATCCTGGAGGGTTGAGTTGTGTATCTCCACACGGTAGATACCTGAGTCATTCTTCTTCAGTCTGCTGAGCTTCAGGGAGTAGCCTTCATGTGGGAAATTCACTCTTTCCATGTTACGCTTTTGGGTCACTATGATAAGGGCTTTTTTGCCTGCCGTTTTTGGCTGTATGGTGACGAGAGTGGTTGAATTGAAGACCCAGATAATGCTGTCAACTAGATTTACTGAGAGATTCAGAGGGAAAATCACAGACCCACCAATGGCACCAACCAGCTTCTTTGGGATTCCAGAGGCTGCTGGCCCTGCagaaacagaaaactataaaataaacctGAGTCCCTGCCTTTGCCACCAATTACTCACTCCCTTTGGGTCTCGGAAAGGTCCCAAGAAACCCTTTCAGTCTAACCTAACCAGCCCCAGGAAACCTTTTGGGACTTCCTCACACAAAGACATTGAGGTCAGAATTCTCTGCCTGAAAGGCGTGACAGCAGGTAAATCCACCCCATTTCCAGAGACATCTGGTTGAAAAGACCAAGCTCTGAGGTACACCGTGAAACCCAGCTCCAGTCTTGACAATAGAAGGACAAGTAGGGAGGTTACTGTTCAAGCTCCACTTAGGACTTCCAGGCTGCTCCTGGGAGAGCCAGTTTTGATGCAGATGAGGAAGGTAGCAGTCTATGTGACCTGGGACAGAGGTTCTCAAGCACAAGCCAGAGCACTGAGAAGAAAGCTATAAGTTCTTAAAGACAATGGTAACACAGAATTATGAggatgctttatttttctatttttttaaattaattaatttttttattgaaggataattgctgtacagaattttgctgttttctgtcaaacctcaacatgaatcagccataggtatacatatatcccctcccttttggagctccctcccatcttcctccctatcccacccctctagattgatacagagcccctgtttgagtttcctgaaacaTACAAAAAATTCCCAtcggctatctattttatgtgtggtaatatcacctcacaccggtcagaatggccatcatcaaatagtctacaaacaataaatgctggagaaggtgtggagaagagggaacgctcttgcactgttgggaatgtaaattgatacagtcgctatggaagactgtatggagattctttaaaaaactaggaataaaaccaccatatgacccaggattcccactcttaggcatataccttgaggaaaccaacattgaaaaagacacatgtatcccattgttcactgaagcactatttacaatagctagagcatggaagcaacctagatgtccatcaacagatgaatcgataaagaagttgtggtctatacacacaatggaatatttttctattttataatagaATGGAGGGAATTCAAGATCATCCCTAAATGAGGTTCTCATTCACTTGAGTTCCAGTATCCTTTCttgagtgaaaaggaaaaaaatgagtgacTGGGAGCTCTGAAATATGCCCAGGCTACCTTGTGATGCTTACTCTGAACTATCAGGAATTGTAGCAGGGTTTTAAtgcccactgtttccccaatttTTATTTCACTGCAATACTAATTCACCTCAAAAAGTATGACTTGCAAACAACCATCACTGATTTTTTTGTCTCCAGGTGAAAAATAGCTAAGAATGGCTGCTGAAAAAGCTTCCAGAAGTGGTCAAGTGAGTATTTCTAGTAAACAAATATGAGGAATAAGTCACCTTCTACCTATTAAGATCTGAAGGTTGGCCTCTGGATGTAGCAGTGAGGGAACTTAGATAGGGATTAGCTGTTTGAAAGCCCCGACTCTGATCTCATGTAACCCTAATCAATGCTtagaggaagaatttttttttctttcacagtcTCATTTTATAGATCAGGAACCACAGCCACAAtgaggttaagtgacttactGAAATACATGGTAAGAGGCAGACGCTACCTCAGTACTCACAGGGTTAAGACCTTACACagcatattttacaaatgagaaaactcaaTAGTAGAAGTTATTCAAGGTTCAGAAATAGTGGAAAAACTAAAACCAGAACCAAAGTCTTCTCCTTAAAGATGTTCTCTGTAAAAGTAAAAACCCaaagttatttttccttcctaGTTGGTCATTCttccataaaatattaaaatttatattttgtgctGTGTTGGTATAAAAATGGATGTAACACCTGTTAGATTTATTACTACATAGTCATTGttattgcaatatttttttttcttcagattaaaaaaaaaatcaaaatgaaaactaatgTGGGTCCCAGGCACTGTGCCTACTTGGGCCTGGGCTGATTGACCAATCATTCAGGCTCTTTTTTGTTTCACAGCTAGATCTCTTACCATAGTATTTTCTACCACCCCAGCACTCATGTAACTCATAACTCTTCTAGTAAAACC
Proteins encoded in this region:
- the SLAMF7 gene encoding SLAM family member 7 isoform X2; amino-acid sequence: MLGAPACFIFLLCQLTGPAASGIPKKLVGAIGGSVIFPLNLSVNLVDSIIWVFNSTTLVTIQPKTAGKKALIIVTQKRNMERVNFPHEGYSLKLSRLKKNDSGIYRVEIHNSTLQDPLTQEYELHVYEYLSKPKVIVGLQENKNGTCVTNLTCFMEHGEEDVTYSWKSLDQAANESHRGSILPISWRWEKSDMTFICMASNPISSNSSNPIFAQKLCEGVAGGQAPYVILYILLSFFLLCSLALVLIILIIRRERKKEIIEEKKELDTHQKTLPFPPIPEEMPEYDTISTFHNTIPEENPANTIYSTVHISPKMT
- the SLAMF7 gene encoding SLAM family member 7 isoform X1; the encoded protein is MLGAPACFIFLLCQLTGPAASGIPKKLVGAIGGSVIFPLNLSVNLVDSIIWVFNSTTLVTIQPKTAGKKALIIVTQKRNMERVNFPHEGYSLKLSRLKKNDSGIYRVEIHNSTLQDPLTQEYELHVYEYLSKPKVIVGLQENKNGTCVTNLTCFMEHGEEDVTYSWKSLDQAANESHRGSILPISWRWEKSDMTFICMASNPISSNSSNPIFAQKLCEGVAGGQAPYVILYILLSFFLLCSLALVLIILIIRRERKKEIIEEKKELDTHQKTLPFPPIPEEMPEYDTISTFHNTIPEENPANTIYSTVHISPKVTEPHSLPMSSDTPMASTYNNVM
- the SLAMF7 gene encoding SLAM family member 7 isoform X3; translated protein: MLGAPACFIFLLCQLTGPAASGIPKKLVGAIGGSVIFPLNLSVNLVDSIIWVFNSTTLVTIQPKTAGKKALIIVTQKRNMERVNFPHEGYSLKLSRLKKNDSGIYRVEIHNSTLQDPLTQEYELHVYEYLSKPKVIVGLQENKNGTCVTNLTCFMEHGEEDVTYSWKSLDQAANESHRGSILPISWRWEKSDMTFICMASNPISSNSSNPIFAQKLCEEIIEEKKELDTHQKTLPFPPIPEEMPEYDTISTFHNTIPEENPANTIYSTVHISPKVTEPHSLPMSSDTPMASTYNNVM